In Luteitalea sp. TBR-22, one genomic interval encodes:
- the thiO gene encoding glycine oxidase ThiO produces MSSHPDVIVVGAGLIGCAIAHALSRTGASVLVLDAAAPGSGASQASGGMLCPHIEGAHDPVLAQIGADSLGRYEAFVQRVRSDSGMDVPYVRNGTLQVADTEEGAEELRTLASTLHAQGVPCHLAGTEAEIRELEPLIRPQSAGLLIESHGAVRIRDLVEALRHAALHQGARFLSSERVERLAPEDRRLSVQTHAHTFIAPHVIVTAGAWAMQLPVEGHPMIPTHPVRGQLLRLQMASGGLRRVTWGNGVYLVPWADELLVGATAEKVGFDARATVAGVMQLCTAAQGLVPALHEASFTEVRVGLRPGSPDGYPIIGASRRLPSLVFATGHYRNGALLAPLTADLVTDIVRSPSAPVPPALAASRFDL; encoded by the coding sequence GTGTCGTCGCACCCGGATGTGATCGTCGTTGGCGCGGGGCTGATCGGCTGCGCGATCGCCCATGCGCTCTCCCGCACCGGCGCGTCGGTGCTGGTGCTCGACGCGGCTGCGCCCGGATCCGGAGCCTCGCAAGCGTCGGGTGGCATGCTGTGTCCGCACATCGAGGGCGCCCACGATCCCGTCCTTGCGCAGATCGGCGCCGACAGCCTCGGCCGCTACGAGGCGTTCGTGCAGCGCGTCCGCAGCGACTCGGGCATGGACGTGCCCTACGTCCGCAACGGCACGCTCCAGGTGGCCGACACGGAGGAGGGCGCCGAGGAACTCCGCACGCTCGCCAGCACGCTGCACGCGCAGGGGGTGCCCTGCCACCTGGCCGGCACCGAGGCGGAGATCCGCGAGCTCGAGCCGCTGATCCGTCCCCAGAGCGCGGGGCTGCTCATCGAGTCGCACGGCGCGGTCCGCATCCGTGATCTCGTCGAGGCGCTGCGACATGCGGCCCTGCACCAGGGCGCGCGGTTCCTGTCGTCGGAGCGCGTCGAGCGGCTGGCGCCGGAGGACCGGCGCCTCAGCGTCCAGACGCACGCCCACACGTTCATCGCGCCGCACGTGATCGTCACCGCTGGCGCGTGGGCGATGCAGCTGCCGGTGGAGGGGCACCCGATGATCCCGACGCACCCGGTGCGCGGCCAACTGCTGCGGCTGCAGATGGCCAGCGGCGGGCTCCGGCGCGTCACGTGGGGCAACGGCGTCTACCTCGTGCCATGGGCCGACGAACTGCTGGTCGGCGCGACGGCCGAGAAGGTCGGCTTCGACGCGCGCGCGACCGTCGCCGGCGTGATGCAGCTGTGCACCGCCGCGCAGGGCCTCGTGCCCGCCCTCCACGAGGCGAGCTTCACCGAGGTGCGCGTCGGCCTGCGCCCGGGATCGCCCGATGGCTACCCGATCATCGGGGCATCCAGGCGGTTGCCGAGCCTCGTCTTCGCGACCGGGCACTACCGCAACGGCGCCTTGCTGGCGCCGCTCACGGCCGATCTCGTCACCGACATCGTGCGCTCGCCGTCGGCGCCGGTGCCGCCGGCCCTGGCCGCATCCCGCTTCGACCTCTGA
- a CDS encoding Ig-like domain-containing protein, producing the protein MTSRLVATALAGLAFLFAGCDNNSTTPTAPTGALQVTAARTVLRAGETLPLTVTGPAGAPVTGGAWTTSDASVLTVGATGVATATRAGRVTVTVTSGTASGSLALRVVPDYQGTWTGGLARPQITCSPASTAAFCAPGAPTTGTVTLRVTQVGDQLTGTLVDSAEPSATVPLTGSVLADDQLSLAGRLDTPATSPTTRIEVATLRATLDVVLGTLTGSYQWLVDRAPVGGTLQADSRAQAQFRDLRK; encoded by the coding sequence GTGACGTCTCGCCTGGTGGCCACCGCGCTCGCGGGGCTGGCCTTCCTGTTCGCCGGCTGCGACAACAACTCGACCACGCCGACCGCGCCGACCGGCGCCCTGCAGGTGACGGCGGCGCGCACCGTCCTTCGCGCCGGCGAGACGTTGCCGCTCACGGTCACCGGCCCGGCCGGCGCCCCGGTGACCGGTGGGGCCTGGACGACCAGCGACGCCAGCGTGCTCACGGTGGGCGCGACCGGGGTGGCCACGGCGACGCGCGCCGGGCGGGTGACGGTGACGGTCACCAGCGGCACGGCGTCAGGAAGCCTCGCCTTACGCGTCGTGCCCGACTACCAGGGCACGTGGACGGGCGGCCTCGCGCGTCCGCAGATCACGTGCAGTCCCGCGTCGACGGCGGCGTTCTGCGCCCCAGGGGCGCCGACCACCGGCACGGTGACCCTGCGCGTCACCCAGGTGGGCGATCAGCTGACCGGCACGCTGGTGGACTCCGCCGAGCCGTCGGCGACCGTTCCGCTCACGGGTTCGGTGCTCGCCGACGATCAGCTCTCGCTGGCCGGGCGCCTCGACACGCCGGCCACCTCGCCGACCACCCGGATCGAGGTCGCCACCCTGCGCGCCACGCTCGACGTCGTGCTCGGCACGCTGACCGGCAGCTACCAGTGGCTGGTCGACCGCGCGCCGGTTGGTGGCACGCTGCAGGCCGATTCCCGCGCGCAGGCCCAGTTCCGCGATCTCCGGAAGTAG
- a CDS encoding DUF6309 family protein yields MRILSPAVPRAVIDDEIGAARYPGHSPARWALPLVAALDDEARGWQRVALAPDEFAALWLPPHAGEPCHGDTMALGTTTDGGTLATLGDWLDAHADAYAAANPSCWGRIEAARQEPPSCLVVAGWSVGDRVKPDHAALVVVDGLHRALGAWRRGDRTCEAYLPR; encoded by the coding sequence GTGCGCATCCTCTCCCCTGCTGTCCCCCGTGCCGTCATCGACGACGAGATCGGCGCGGCGCGCTACCCGGGCCACTCGCCGGCGCGCTGGGCGTTGCCGCTGGTGGCCGCGCTCGATGACGAGGCTCGCGGCTGGCAGCGGGTAGCGCTCGCACCCGACGAGTTCGCCGCCCTCTGGCTGCCGCCACATGCCGGCGAGCCCTGTCACGGCGACACCATGGCGCTGGGCACGACCACCGATGGCGGCACCCTGGCCACGCTGGGCGACTGGCTCGACGCGCACGCCGATGCCTATGCGGCAGCCAACCCGAGTTGCTGGGGGCGCATCGAGGCGGCGCGGCAGGAGCCGCCCTCCTGCCTGGTCGTCGCCGGCTGGTCGGTGGGTGATCGCGTCAAGCCGGACCACGCCGCGCTGGTGGTCGTCGACGGGCTGCACCGCGCCCTCGGCGCGTGGCGACGCGGCGACAGGACCTGCGAGGCGTACCTGCCGAGGTAG
- a CDS encoding TrbI/VirB10 family protein, whose product MEQRALIASLVLGCVTAAGAGGYLAVRQVAPAPTASPAVDTAPAADPTEGTIADLGTSDAPVDARTNPLPDPAPAPTGDVKAASRPMDVPAPSRPVTRPTTAARPATTAPTPRPSSTPTPAPATTPAPRDEPTRSTWPAPPADTQASAPTQAPASRWPNEAPAGASSPASPRDRDATTADAGFPSRQPTPEPVDSPAPTRRLEDVTIPRDAVIGVQLETGASSERSKVEDPVRARVTRDVLANGTVVVPAGSKLLGSVTLVEEGGRIKERARLGVKFHTLVLADGTEVRLPTEVIYREGEEVAGRAAAKIGGAAIGGAILGAIMGGGKGAVIGAATGAGSGTGWAMAGDRKPAELRAGQSVTVRVSDSVTTPMVR is encoded by the coding sequence ATGGAACAGCGCGCCCTCATCGCCTCTCTCGTCCTTGGTTGCGTTACCGCGGCAGGAGCCGGCGGGTACCTGGCCGTCAGGCAGGTGGCGCCAGCGCCAACCGCATCCCCGGCCGTCGACACCGCGCCCGCTGCCGACCCGACGGAGGGCACCATCGCCGATCTGGGCACCTCGGACGCGCCCGTCGACGCCAGGACCAACCCGCTGCCGGACCCGGCACCCGCTCCCACCGGGGACGTGAAGGCCGCCTCCCGGCCCATGGACGTGCCCGCACCCTCGCGACCCGTCACCCGGCCGACGACGGCCGCGCGCCCGGCGACCACCGCGCCGACGCCGCGCCCATCGTCAACGCCCACCCCGGCCCCGGCCACCACGCCGGCGCCGCGCGATGAGCCGACCCGCAGCACGTGGCCCGCGCCTCCCGCCGACACGCAGGCATCGGCGCCGACGCAGGCGCCCGCGTCGCGCTGGCCCAACGAGGCCCCGGCAGGCGCGAGCAGCCCGGCCAGCCCGCGCGATCGCGACGCCACGACCGCCGACGCCGGCTTCCCGTCGCGCCAGCCGACCCCTGAGCCTGTCGATTCGCCAGCGCCCACGCGCCGCCTCGAGGACGTGACGATTCCCCGCGACGCCGTCATCGGCGTGCAGCTCGAGACCGGCGCGAGCTCCGAGCGCTCGAAGGTGGAGGATCCCGTCCGCGCCCGTGTCACGCGCGACGTGCTGGCCAACGGCACGGTGGTGGTGCCGGCCGGCTCCAAGCTGCTCGGCAGCGTCACGCTCGTCGAGGAGGGCGGCCGCATCAAGGAGCGCGCGCGCCTGGGCGTGAAGTTCCACACGCTCGTGCTCGCTGACGGCACCGAAGTCCGCCTCCCCACCGAGGTCATCTACCGCGAGGGCGAGGAAGTGGCCGGGCGCGCCGCGGCCAAGATCGGCGGCGCGGCCATCGGCGGCGCGATCCTCGGCGCCATCATGGGCGGCGGCAAGGGCGCCGTGATCGGCGCGGCGACCGGCGCCGGCAGCGGCACCGGCTGGGCGATGGCGGGCGACCGCAAGCCCGCCGAACTGCGCGCCGGCCAGTCGGTCACGGTCCGCGTGTCCGACAGCGTGACGACGCCGATGGTGCGGTGA